In Polynucleobacter sp. TUM22923, one genomic interval encodes:
- a CDS encoding glycosyltransferase family 4 protein produces MDSGVKTQQLIFVYPGDLATPTGGYAYDRRIIDGLTQLGWQVELLSLGSNFPYPGQETIASARQLLLHLKPGIPIVMDGLALGVLPEIVAELAMSHDVIALIHHPLAFETGISADQAAVFKASEALALSYVKRVVVNSPSTAKQVSQFLGVQSDKIEVILPGTDRQAIEKRSKEASKQSNGKLQLLSVGSVIHRKGFDILLEALYPLIALPWTLSIAGDITRDDVAYKQLQKDIVRFGFQDRIHVLGAVTEEHLENLYRQADIFVLASRFEGFGMAYAEAIARGIPVIGTNAGAIADTVPATAGLLVPPDDVQSLTIALRKMIQDEEYRLTLSQGASEVAALQTTWEDSSKRFSEVLSCCVGC; encoded by the coding sequence TTGGATTCAGGCGTTAAAACACAACAGCTAATCTTTGTATATCCAGGGGACTTAGCCACACCCACTGGTGGCTATGCCTATGATCGACGCATCATTGATGGACTAACGCAATTAGGTTGGCAAGTAGAGCTTCTGAGTTTAGGGAGCAACTTCCCTTATCCTGGCCAAGAGACTATTGCTTCAGCTCGCCAACTATTGCTCCATCTCAAACCTGGCATCCCGATCGTAATGGACGGCCTAGCTTTGGGAGTCTTGCCTGAGATCGTTGCTGAGCTTGCGATGTCACACGATGTCATTGCACTCATCCACCATCCCTTAGCTTTTGAGACGGGTATCAGCGCTGATCAAGCGGCAGTATTTAAAGCGAGTGAGGCGCTAGCCCTAAGCTATGTCAAACGGGTAGTTGTCAATAGTCCCAGCACTGCGAAACAGGTATCGCAATTCTTAGGTGTGCAGTCTGACAAAATTGAGGTGATTCTTCCGGGCACAGATCGCCAGGCAATAGAAAAACGCAGCAAAGAAGCATCCAAGCAATCCAATGGGAAGCTCCAGCTACTATCGGTTGGCTCCGTCATCCATCGCAAAGGCTTTGATATTTTATTAGAGGCTTTATACCCATTAATAGCGCTACCCTGGACGCTGTCTATTGCGGGGGATATAACCCGCGATGATGTGGCTTACAAACAGCTTCAGAAAGATATTGTCCGCTTTGGTTTCCAAGATCGCATACACGTATTAGGAGCTGTGACTGAAGAGCATCTCGAGAATCTATACCGCCAAGCAGATATCTTTGTTCTTGCTTCCCGCTTTGAGGGTTTTGGCATGGCCTATGCAGAGGCTATTGCCCGTGGCATACCTGTGATTGGTACTAACGCTGGGGCAATTGCGGATACGGTACCGGCTACAGCGGGCCTATTAGTTCCTCCAGATGATGTGCAGAGTTTGACGATCGCGTTACGAAAAATGATTCAAGACGAGGAATACCGCTTAACCTTGTCGCAGGGAGCGTCTGAAGTGGCGGCCCTGCAAACTACTTGGGAAGATTCATCAAAGCGTTTCTCTGAAGTGCTGTCATGCTGTGTGGGGTGTTGA
- a CDS encoding 6-carboxytetrahydropterin synthase gives MFTVEVRDHIMIAHSFRGALFGPAQALHGATFVVDAAFISKELDANGVVVDIGRALDVLKATLKPLNYSNLDERPEFKNTNTTTEFLTKYIFDHLANAARSGGLGRDGSQLHAIRVTISESHVARAWYEAAIH, from the coding sequence GTGTTTACAGTTGAAGTACGAGACCACATCATGATCGCCCATTCTTTTCGTGGAGCGCTTTTTGGACCTGCCCAGGCTTTGCACGGAGCAACCTTTGTTGTTGATGCCGCTTTTATCTCAAAAGAATTAGACGCCAATGGCGTTGTAGTAGATATTGGTCGGGCACTAGATGTACTGAAGGCGACCCTCAAGCCTCTAAATTACTCAAATTTAGATGAGCGTCCAGAGTTTAAGAATACCAACACCACTACCGAATTTCTAACGAAATATATCTTTGACCACTTAGCCAATGCAGCGCGTAGTGGGGGTTTAGGTCGTGATGGTAGTCAATTGCATGCCATTCGAGTCACCATCTCTGAATCTCATGTGGCGCGCGCTTGGTACGAAGCGGCTATTCATTAA
- a CDS encoding zinc-binding alcohol dehydrogenase — protein sequence MASTSNHSPAALVSRSLWYTGPERAEIRTEELKPLPAGAVQVRSLFGALSRGTESLVYRGLVPEGEFERMRAPFMEGIFPYPVKYGYSTVGRVEEGPSSLLGKFVFSLTPHQTLYQMDSNDVVFIPGEIKPERAVLAANMETALNAVWDAAPGPGDKIAIIGAGVVGCLVAYLCAHLPGTEVTLVDIKSERAAIAQALGVRFSLPECAPVDCDIVIHCSASASGLATALACAGDEATVLELSWYGATSISAPLGGAFHSRQIRLQSSQVGHISTSRRPRWTYRRRLSAAIGMLNDVRLDVLLTPAVEFDELPARLPEILGQQSDALCCLIRYP from the coding sequence GTGGCATCTACTTCAAATCATTCTCCTGCTGCGCTGGTCAGTCGATCACTTTGGTACACAGGCCCCGAGCGTGCTGAGATTCGTACAGAAGAGCTCAAACCATTGCCCGCTGGTGCGGTACAAGTGCGGTCGCTGTTTGGGGCGCTCAGTCGTGGTACTGAGTCCTTGGTTTATAGGGGATTGGTTCCAGAGGGAGAGTTTGAACGTATGCGAGCTCCCTTTATGGAGGGCATTTTTCCATACCCAGTCAAATATGGTTATTCCACCGTAGGCCGCGTGGAAGAGGGTCCGTCTTCTTTGTTGGGTAAATTCGTTTTTAGCCTAACTCCGCATCAAACGCTTTATCAGATGGATAGCAACGATGTAGTGTTTATTCCCGGCGAGATCAAGCCGGAGAGAGCGGTATTGGCTGCCAATATGGAAACGGCGCTTAATGCAGTTTGGGATGCAGCGCCTGGGCCAGGCGACAAAATAGCCATCATTGGCGCAGGAGTAGTAGGGTGCTTAGTTGCCTATTTATGTGCGCATTTACCAGGTACTGAAGTAACGCTAGTGGATATCAAATCTGAACGTGCAGCAATTGCACAAGCTCTTGGTGTGCGGTTTTCTTTACCGGAATGTGCTCCGGTCGATTGCGATATTGTTATTCATTGCAGTGCCAGTGCGTCTGGCTTGGCAACAGCGCTGGCATGTGCGGGAGACGAAGCGACTGTGCTTGAGCTTAGTTGGTACGGCGCGACTTCCATTAGCGCTCCGCTAGGGGGTGCGTTTCATAGCCGTCAGATTCGCCTACAGTCGAGTCAGGTAGGGCATATTTCTACATCAAGACGTCCACGCTGGACGTATCGCCGTCGGCTGAGTGCGGCGATTGGGATGCTCAACGATGTGCGCCTAGATGTACTGCTGACACCCGCGGTAGAATTCGATGAGCTACCAGCACGCTTACCAGAAATTCTTGGACAACAGAGTGATGCACTTTGTTGTCTCATTCGCTACCCTTAA
- the mdoH gene encoding glucans biosynthesis glucosyltransferase MdoH, translating to MSINIPTKHNVRIRRSIFAGLTLCTCILMLWLIYQALTPQTPLILHIALLVLFGLTLPWMVIGFWNAIIGLLLCQLSSDPVAHILPAEMLKQNDQVVTASTAILLCIRNETPERLVRNLDTMLQGLSASEFNTENAVGKHFHIYILSDTDDPSIAAQERACFLAIAQRWEKQFSVIYRCRTDNTAYKAGNIADFCKRWGDQHEFALTLDADSFMTASAIVRLVRMMQSNPRLGILQGLVVGLPSTSAFTRLFQFGMRLGMRSYTMGSAWWQADCGPYWGHNALIRLAPFIAHCDLPQLPSRSGSGAGTGRPILSHDLIEAVLMRRAGFEVRIYPQEDESWEENPPTLSEYIRRDLRWCEGNLQYVHLLTLPKLKLLSRLQLLLAIFMFLGSPAWIALMVICTIAMSISTTPSTFINAGPLSALLSIALVMWYLPKIAGALDVLLRKQERQRFGGGVHFSLSLTLEVLFALLMTPITWLNHSIFMTGLIFGKKQGWMSQSRDDHSVQLTEAIRQFWPHTLLGVTLSAMLYLTHPQTLAYGMLFFSGLILAIPLAVLSSQPWLGRFMLRRHLLSLPEEIMPPTALLALDLPVLKTV from the coding sequence ATGTCGATAAACATCCCCACTAAACATAATGTCAGAATACGCCGCTCTATTTTTGCGGGGCTGACCTTATGCACTTGCATTTTGATGCTTTGGCTCATTTATCAGGCGCTAACACCCCAAACTCCATTGATATTGCATATTGCGCTTCTCGTCCTATTTGGCCTTACCTTGCCTTGGATGGTGATCGGTTTTTGGAATGCCATTATTGGTCTGCTGCTATGCCAGCTGTCATCCGATCCTGTCGCCCACATTTTGCCAGCAGAGATGCTTAAGCAAAATGATCAGGTAGTCACAGCATCAACCGCTATTTTGCTCTGCATCCGCAACGAGACACCCGAGCGACTAGTACGCAATCTCGATACCATGCTGCAAGGGCTTTCTGCCTCAGAATTCAATACAGAAAATGCCGTGGGCAAGCATTTCCATATTTATATTCTGAGTGATACGGATGATCCTAGTATTGCAGCGCAAGAAAGAGCATGCTTTTTAGCTATAGCGCAACGCTGGGAAAAACAATTTTCGGTAATCTATCGCTGTCGCACAGATAACACTGCATATAAAGCTGGCAATATTGCCGATTTCTGTAAACGCTGGGGCGATCAACACGAATTTGCCCTCACCTTAGATGCCGATAGCTTTATGACCGCTAGCGCAATTGTGCGTCTAGTTCGCATGATGCAATCGAACCCTCGCTTAGGAATTTTGCAAGGCTTAGTGGTGGGCCTTCCTTCAACTAGCGCCTTTACCCGCCTCTTCCAGTTTGGCATGCGCCTAGGCATGCGCTCATACACTATGGGCTCAGCATGGTGGCAAGCGGACTGCGGACCCTATTGGGGGCATAACGCCTTGATACGACTAGCCCCGTTTATAGCGCACTGTGATTTACCTCAACTACCGTCACGCTCTGGCTCTGGCGCTGGCACTGGCCGCCCCATCTTGAGTCATGATTTAATCGAAGCCGTACTGATGCGCAGAGCAGGCTTTGAAGTGCGAATCTATCCGCAAGAAGATGAAAGCTGGGAAGAAAATCCGCCCACATTAAGCGAGTACATTCGTCGTGATTTACGTTGGTGCGAAGGCAATTTACAGTATGTCCACTTACTCACCTTGCCTAAGCTTAAATTATTGAGTCGCTTACAACTGCTGCTTGCCATATTTATGTTTTTGGGCTCACCAGCTTGGATTGCCTTAATGGTCATCTGCACTATTGCAATGAGTATCAGCACCACACCATCGACTTTTATTAATGCTGGCCCACTCTCAGCCCTACTAAGCATCGCCTTAGTGATGTGGTACTTACCCAAAATAGCGGGAGCATTGGATGTCTTGTTGCGCAAACAAGAGCGGCAGCGTTTTGGTGGAGGGGTTCACTTTAGTTTGAGCCTTACCCTTGAAGTGCTATTTGCCTTACTCATGACCCCAATTACTTGGCTTAATCATAGTATTTTTATGACAGGGCTTATTTTTGGTAAAAAACAGGGATGGATGTCTCAGTCACGAGATGATCACAGCGTCCAATTAACAGAAGCAATCAGGCAATTTTGGCCACATACATTATTAGGTGTCACTCTCTCAGCCATGCTTTATCTTACGCACCCGCAAACATTGGCTTACGGCATGCTCTTTTTTAGTGGCCTGATTCTGGCTATTCCATTAGCGGTTCTGAGCTCTCAACCATGGCTTGGTCGTTTTATGCTCCGTCGCCATTTGCTCTCTCTACCTGAAGAAATCATGCCACCTACGGCATTGCTTGCCTTAGATCTACCAGTACTCAAAACGGTATAG
- a CDS encoding glucan ABC transporter ATP-binding protein/ permease, which produces MNFLHLYLRVLEKLGSDRRLGWILALANVVLAIALFAEPVLFGHVIDQLSNAPRTAGDVIWNGVWPLLLLWIGFGLFTIICSTLVALFADRLAHRRRHAVFSEYFEHVLHLPLAQQSRLHSGRLMKIMLAGTDTLWWLWLSFFREHLAAIVSLTVLIPLALYINWRLAIVLIVLCMLFGILTHFILRKTQKLQQQIESHHSDLAELASDTLSNIALVQSFARIQTEVKALHHISQRVLGAQLPVLSWWAIVTVLTRSATTLSILCIIILGVWLYTQSLITVGEIVTFIAFAGIVIGRLEQVVTFANKLAMDTPRLQEFFSVLDTDPEIQDLPGAIDPGRCTGLIEFHHVHFSYNKQHQAVNNVSFTVKPGQMLALVGTSGAGKSTALSLLYRAFDPQSGQITIDGGHIRNLQLTALRRNIGVVFQEPLLFNRSIAENLRIGSPQATEDETRAACLRAQALDFIERQAEGFDTIIGERGRNLSGGERQRLAIARVLLKDPPILILDEATSALDSTTENSVLKALHELIQTRTTLVIAHRLSTIRQADQILVMDAGKVLESGTFEILYEKGGRFTEIVNQQYQLTSKPN; this is translated from the coding sequence ATGAACTTTTTACACCTATATCTACGCGTACTCGAAAAGCTAGGATCGGATCGTCGACTAGGCTGGATTTTGGCATTGGCAAATGTTGTCTTAGCAATCGCTCTATTTGCAGAGCCAGTGCTATTTGGACATGTGATTGATCAGCTTTCCAACGCACCAAGAACGGCAGGAGATGTTATTTGGAACGGTGTTTGGCCACTACTGCTTCTGTGGATTGGTTTTGGCTTATTCACCATTATTTGTTCAACCCTAGTCGCTTTATTTGCAGATAGACTGGCTCATCGCCGTCGTCATGCCGTATTTAGTGAATACTTTGAGCACGTATTACATTTGCCGCTAGCCCAACAATCGCGCCTGCACTCCGGACGCCTTATGAAAATCATGCTGGCCGGAACCGATACCCTTTGGTGGCTTTGGCTGAGTTTTTTCCGGGAACATTTAGCCGCGATAGTATCCCTTACGGTGCTTATTCCCTTGGCGCTGTACATTAATTGGCGCCTAGCGATTGTATTAATCGTCTTGTGTATGTTGTTCGGAATTTTGACCCATTTCATTTTGCGTAAAACACAAAAGCTACAACAGCAAATTGAAAGTCACCATTCTGATTTAGCGGAACTGGCATCAGATACCTTAAGTAATATCGCCTTGGTGCAAAGCTTTGCCCGAATACAGACAGAAGTAAAAGCTTTGCATCACATCAGCCAGCGGGTACTAGGGGCGCAACTGCCAGTCCTCTCTTGGTGGGCGATTGTGACAGTACTCACACGTTCGGCAACCACACTAAGCATTTTATGCATCATCATTTTAGGTGTATGGCTGTATACCCAATCGCTGATTACTGTTGGTGAAATTGTGACCTTTATTGCGTTTGCTGGAATTGTGATTGGACGACTAGAGCAGGTGGTGACCTTTGCGAATAAATTGGCTATGGACACCCCTCGCCTACAAGAGTTTTTTTCAGTACTAGATACCGATCCAGAAATTCAAGATCTGCCAGGGGCGATCGATCCAGGGCGATGCACCGGGCTTATTGAATTTCACCACGTTCACTTTTCTTATAACAAGCAACATCAAGCCGTGAACAATGTCAGTTTTACGGTCAAGCCTGGACAAATGCTAGCCCTGGTGGGAACGTCGGGCGCCGGAAAATCAACTGCACTGAGTCTGCTCTACCGAGCTTTTGATCCACAGTCCGGTCAGATTACGATTGATGGGGGTCATATTCGGAACCTTCAACTAACGGCATTACGCCGTAATATTGGGGTGGTTTTTCAGGAACCGCTCTTGTTTAATCGATCTATTGCAGAAAACCTTCGCATTGGTTCACCCCAGGCCACTGAAGATGAAACGCGAGCGGCCTGTTTACGTGCACAAGCACTGGATTTTATTGAGCGTCAAGCCGAAGGCTTCGATACGATCATTGGAGAGCGAGGTCGCAATCTCTCTGGTGGAGAGCGGCAACGACTGGCGATCGCACGTGTACTATTAAAAGATCCCCCCATCTTAATACTGGATGAGGCGACGAGTGCACTAGATAGCACAACAGAAAATAGTGTACTCAAGGCATTGCATGAACTCATTCAAACCCGTACCACACTCGTCATTGCTCACCGCCTGAGTACGATCCGTCAAGCAGATCAGATTTTAGTCATGGATGCTGGTAAGGTTCTTGAATCTGGTACCTTTGAAATCCTCTATGAAAAAGGGGGGCGGTTTACAGAGATCGTAAACCAGCAATACCAGCTGACCTCTAAGCCAAATTGA
- a CDS encoding class I SAM-dependent methyltransferase codes for MTEFSSQWLALREPADHRARDQALQATLVHYLENIASTRMGAIRLIDLGSGTGSNLRALAPFLPQDQHWTLVDNDPALLQKARSVLMDWADESLEKNADQGKASINAVEPLTIVKQDQHITVEFRCDDLAKNIESVLALPADVITAAAFFDLVAEQWLHRFCNTLLKPLYTVLTYNGLESWSPPEASDAQVLKAFHHHQQTDKGFGAAAGPHAIAIMESLLQQREFKTHTASSPWLLTEQDRSLIQSLASGSAAAALETKLVNQSTVNQWGISRALATECQIGHTDFLAMPEVS; via the coding sequence ATGACTGAATTTTCTTCACAATGGCTGGCCTTACGAGAGCCTGCCGATCACCGGGCACGTGACCAAGCACTACAAGCAACGTTAGTCCACTACTTGGAAAATATTGCATCAACCCGCATGGGAGCAATACGCCTGATTGATCTGGGTTCTGGAACAGGCTCTAACTTACGGGCATTAGCTCCTTTTTTACCTCAGGATCAACACTGGACCCTGGTAGATAACGATCCAGCATTACTTCAAAAGGCACGTAGCGTCTTGATGGATTGGGCCGATGAATCACTAGAAAAAAACGCCGATCAAGGCAAGGCCTCTATTAACGCAGTAGAACCGCTCACGATCGTAAAGCAAGATCAGCACATCACAGTTGAATTTCGTTGTGATGATTTAGCCAAGAATATCGAATCTGTATTAGCCCTACCAGCTGACGTGATTACTGCTGCCGCTTTTTTTGATCTCGTTGCAGAACAATGGTTGCACCGCTTTTGCAATACATTATTAAAACCGCTGTATACCGTCTTGACCTATAACGGCCTCGAAAGCTGGAGCCCACCAGAGGCTAGTGATGCCCAAGTCTTAAAAGCTTTTCATCACCACCAACAAACGGATAAAGGCTTTGGCGCTGCTGCGGGCCCGCATGCAATCGCCATCATGGAGTCGTTACTGCAGCAAAGAGAATTTAAAACACACACTGCCTCGAGCCCTTGGTTACTGACAGAGCAGGATCGATCTTTAATCCAAAGCTTAGCCAGTGGCAGCGCAGCAGCAGCACTAGAAACCAAGCTTGTTAATCAGTCTACCGTCAATCAGTGGGGAATCAGTCGCGCTCTCGCTACTGAGTGCCAAATTGGTCATACGGATTTTTTGGCTATGCCAGAAGTATCTTGA
- the htpX gene encoding protease HtpX encodes MKRIFLFLVTNIAIMLVITVIISVFGLGRILDQEGIGIDLPALLMLSAVVGMTGSFISLAMSKTMAKHSTGARVIEQPRNELEQWLVGAVQRQAAAAGIGTPEVAIYDAPDINAFATGMFRNHALVAVSTGLLNGMTKEEVEAVLAHEVSHVANGDMVTLALIQGVINTFVFFLSRVIGHIIDRTVFKTERGHGPAYWVTTIIAQLVLGILASAIVMWFSRQREYRADAGAASLEGKQKMISALERLQKSSNQAHLPEQLEAFGISGGMASGLKHLFMSHPPLSDRIEALRRAA; translated from the coding sequence ATGAAGCGCATTTTTCTATTTCTAGTGACGAACATTGCCATTATGTTGGTCATCACGGTCATCATTAGCGTCTTTGGTCTTGGCCGCATTCTGGATCAAGAGGGCATTGGTATTGATTTGCCTGCATTGTTAATGCTTTCCGCAGTAGTAGGTATGACGGGATCTTTTATTTCTTTGGCAATGTCGAAAACCATGGCCAAACACAGTACGGGAGCACGCGTCATTGAACAACCGCGTAATGAGCTAGAACAATGGCTGGTTGGCGCAGTTCAAAGACAGGCGGCGGCTGCCGGTATCGGCACGCCAGAGGTCGCCATTTATGACGCGCCGGACATTAATGCATTCGCAACAGGTATGTTCCGCAATCATGCTTTGGTTGCTGTTAGTACAGGCTTGCTAAACGGAATGACAAAAGAGGAAGTAGAGGCGGTGTTAGCGCATGAAGTCAGTCACGTTGCCAATGGTGACATGGTGACTTTAGCCTTAATACAGGGCGTTATTAATACCTTCGTATTCTTCTTATCCAGAGTCATTGGCCACATTATCGATCGCACTGTCTTTAAAACAGAGCGTGGACATGGCCCAGCTTATTGGGTAACTACGATCATTGCACAATTAGTACTTGGCATTTTGGCAAGCGCCATCGTCATGTGGTTCAGTCGCCAACGAGAATACCGGGCTGATGCCGGAGCTGCTTCTCTAGAAGGTAAGCAAAAAATGATTAGCGCACTAGAGCGTTTACAGAAATCATCCAATCAAGCACATTTGCCAGAACAGTTAGAAGCATTCGGTATCTCTGGTGGCATGGCTAGCGGACTGAAGCATTTATTCATGAGCCATCCACCACTGAGTGATCGTATTGAAGCTTTACGCCGTGCAGCTTAA
- a CDS encoding ABC transporter transmembrane domain-containing protein, producing the protein MTSKLNSLTGWLRDYHVLARYRTQWILAAVFLLLAAAATLAVPLAFRGIVDTGLTSAAIDRQFIYLLLLAVVLALMTASRFYMMSWLGERVVADIRQRVFENVLRQSPSYFETLQTGEVLSRLTSDTTVVQTLVGSSISIALRSLVMLVGGMTMMLVTSAWLAGVMIVLLALIVLPLWALGRRVRKMSRASQDKVADTSAMAGEVLNAITTVQAFAREPHEQQRFNTAVEVAFREARKRITMRSILTAMAIVMSFGVIVFVLWIGAQQVSAGIITLGELTQFVLYAVLIAGSIGALSETWGDLQRAAGAMERLVELMQATPALLGVDLDQNTSQSMSSNLNLNLNSGTTNTQVNAIELNDVSFHYSSRPDALAINHLSFAVPKGTRYAVVGPSGAGKSTLFAMLLRFYEPSSGQIRIFGQDITQWPVNELRNLIGIVPQEPTIFASTAMENIRYGKLDASDEEVIAAAKTAHAHEFIMALPQGYGSFLGERGVRLSGGQKQRISIARAIIKNPPILLLDEATSALDAESEREVQLALDAVLPGKTSLTIAHRLATVLRADCILVLEDGQIVEQGNHADLIKQGGLYARLAQLQFA; encoded by the coding sequence ATGACATCTAAACTCAATAGCCTCACCGGCTGGCTTCGCGATTACCACGTCCTTGCACGCTACAGAACGCAGTGGATCTTAGCGGCGGTATTTTTATTATTAGCAGCAGCAGCGACTTTAGCGGTGCCTCTAGCATTTCGGGGGATAGTTGATACTGGCCTCACCAGTGCTGCCATTGATCGCCAGTTTATCTATTTACTGCTATTGGCAGTCGTATTAGCCCTAATGACGGCTAGTCGCTTTTACATGATGTCCTGGTTAGGCGAACGTGTGGTGGCTGATATTCGTCAACGCGTATTTGAAAACGTGTTGCGTCAGAGCCCAAGCTACTTTGAGACTCTACAAACAGGGGAGGTATTGTCGCGTTTGACTAGTGACACGACCGTAGTACAAACTTTAGTAGGGTCTAGCATCTCTATTGCACTACGCAGTTTAGTGATGCTAGTAGGTGGGATGACCATGATGCTAGTTACCAGTGCATGGTTGGCTGGAGTGATGATTGTTCTGCTGGCATTGATCGTTCTGCCACTTTGGGCATTAGGTCGCCGTGTACGAAAAATGTCGCGTGCAAGCCAAGATAAAGTAGCCGATACCAGCGCGATGGCTGGGGAAGTCTTAAATGCGATCACAACAGTACAAGCATTTGCCCGTGAACCCCATGAGCAACAGCGCTTTAATACCGCTGTAGAAGTAGCCTTTCGTGAAGCAAGAAAACGCATTACTATGCGATCCATACTGACCGCAATGGCGATCGTCATGTCGTTTGGAGTGATCGTTTTTGTATTGTGGATTGGGGCACAGCAAGTAAGCGCGGGAATAATAACCTTAGGCGAGCTTACCCAATTTGTACTCTATGCCGTGTTAATTGCCGGATCCATTGGTGCGCTTTCTGAAACTTGGGGCGACTTACAAAGGGCCGCCGGAGCGATGGAACGTTTGGTGGAATTAATGCAAGCAACGCCTGCCTTGCTCGGTGTTGATCTCGACCAGAATACTAGTCAATCGATGAGCTCAAACCTAAACCTAAACCTAAACTCAGGCACGACAAATACTCAAGTCAATGCAATTGAACTGAATGACGTATCGTTTCATTATTCATCACGTCCAGATGCTCTGGCGATCAATCATCTATCCTTTGCCGTTCCAAAGGGCACTCGATATGCCGTGGTTGGTCCCTCAGGCGCGGGTAAAAGTACTTTGTTTGCGATGCTATTACGGTTTTACGAGCCAAGCTCAGGCCAAATACGAATCTTTGGTCAAGATATTACGCAATGGCCCGTAAATGAATTACGTAATCTGATTGGGATCGTTCCGCAAGAGCCGACTATTTTTGCATCTACTGCTATGGAAAATATTCGCTATGGCAAATTAGATGCAAGCGATGAGGAGGTGATTGCAGCTGCGAAGACCGCCCATGCCCACGAATTTATTATGGCCTTACCGCAAGGTTACGGTAGTTTTTTGGGTGAGCGAGGCGTGCGCTTGTCGGGTGGCCAAAAGCAAAGAATTTCGATTGCTCGTGCGATCATTAAGAATCCACCCATCTTGTTACTAGATGAAGCTACTAGTGCTCTGGATGCAGAATCCGAGCGTGAGGTGCAATTGGCACTAGATGCGGTCTTACCAGGAAAAACATCCTTAACGATTGCCCATCGTTTGGCTACGGTGCTTCGAGCAGACTGTATTCTTGTTCTCGAAGACGGTCAGATTGTGGAGCAGGGCAATCATGCTGATTTAATCAAGCAGGGCGGCCTATATGCACGTTTAGCCCAACTACAGTTTGCTTAA